A section of the Carya illinoinensis cultivar Pawnee chromosome 12, C.illinoinensisPawnee_v1, whole genome shotgun sequence genome encodes:
- the LOC122290188 gene encoding transcription factor MYB106-like codes for MGRTPCCYADGMNRGPWTPEEDQKLLAYIQQYGCGSWRCLPRKAGLQRCGKSCRLRWNNYLRPDIKRGEFSLLEDRTIIQLHALLGNRWSAIATHLPKRTDNEIKNYWNTHLKKRLAMMGIDPVTHKPKGTVLESANGDPKNASNLSHMAQWESTRLEAEERLVRESQLCYQLYDLPPGSSSGRSSAAASGMLINQTITSKLAPPRCLDVLKVWQSVMLESMLAAGNDRHGGGDSAGSFFGLGMGGNSCDIASDQASALGFLEINARDQKYLNEFNEISTMQLQKMNLATGHNVGDHHQHHHADGVFNNMGNHILSANSLITGSNAGSGSSSNAVEERARNEDNYYWHDIINMGDY; via the exons ATGGGAAGGACTCCATGCTGCTACGCCGATGGCATGAACCGAGGTCCATGGACACCGGAAGAAGACCAGAAACTCTTAGCCTATATTCAACAATATGGCTGTGGAAGCTGGCGTTGTTTGCCACGAAAAGCCG GTCTTCAAAGATGTGGGAAGAGCTGCAGACTGAGATGGAACAATTACCTCAGACCTGATATTAAGAGGGGGGAGTTCAGTTTGCTGGAAGACAGAACCATCATTCAACTTCATGCCCTTCTTGGCAACAG ATGGTCCGCTATAGCCACACACTTGCCAAAGAGAACTGACAACGAGATCAAGAATTACTGGAACACGCATCTTAAGAAAAGGTTGGCCATGATGGGCATCGATCCAGTTACTCACAAGCCAAAAGGCACCGTCCTCGAGTCTGCAAATGGTGACCCTAAAAACGCATCCAATCTTAGCCACATGGCTCAGTGGGAGAGCACTCGGCTCGAGGCCGAAGAAAGACTAGTCCGAGAGTCACAGTTATGCTACCAATTATACGATCTGCCGCCAGGCTCTTCTTCAGGAAGATCATCTGCTGCAGCCTCGGGCATGCTAATCAATCAAACAATTACCAGTAAACTCGCACCTCCACGTTGCCTTGACGTTTTGAAAGTATGGCAAAGCGTGATGTTAGAGTCAATGCTAGCTGCAGGAAATGATCGTCATGGTGGCGGCGATTCTGCAGGTTCCTTTTTCGGTCTTGGCATGGGTGGCAATTCATGTGATATTGCCTCTGATCAGGCATCTGCATTAGGTTTCTTAGAGATCAACGCAAGGGATCAAAAGTACTTAAATGAATTCAATGAAATATCAACCATGCAGCTCCAAAAGATGAATCTGGCTACTGGGCACAACGTTGGAGATCATCATCAGCATCATCATGCTGATGGTGTTTTTAATAATATGGGCAATCATATCTTATCTGCAAACAGCTTGATTACTGGCAGTAATGCTGGAAGTGGATCATCAAGTAATGCTGTCGAGGAACGTGCAAGAAATGAGGATAATTATTATTGGCATGATATCATTAATATGGGGGATTATTAA